The Niastella koreensis GR20-10 genome includes a window with the following:
- a CDS encoding helix-turn-helix domain-containing protein: MYNPPDILSLAYKQPIMHDQLQLLQEKEQQMPGSVQYAIKRYRKHPQWNIEDTGVLVYHYKKSAPQENYVELRFCISGNMYCNQKEVECDQCKLNTSKACAERVESIDVMTFRFLSVHLSQFVKPGKLKTITDEVLQFVHPSSFSKILPLCGRTRQVLEALLGHTYTDSLENIFINGQSQMLLLYSLECMLGDEKEIEPFQCKFLANEADREKIIKAREILLQHIGEPITIKELSRKVAINECYLKKGFKELYGTTIFDFYQSQRMEHARYLLYEKGLTVTEVSMMLGYSSISHFSTAFKKQTGLKPCELLLH, translated from the coding sequence ATGTATAATCCTCCTGATATACTTTCACTGGCTTACAAGCAGCCGATCATGCACGATCAGTTACAGCTGTTGCAGGAAAAAGAGCAACAGATGCCTGGTTCGGTTCAGTATGCCATTAAAAGATACCGGAAACATCCGCAATGGAATATTGAGGATACCGGGGTGCTGGTATATCATTACAAAAAGTCGGCGCCGCAGGAGAACTATGTGGAGCTTCGTTTTTGTATTTCGGGTAATATGTATTGTAATCAGAAAGAGGTGGAATGCGATCAGTGTAAACTGAATACATCAAAGGCCTGTGCCGAAAGAGTAGAAAGCATTGATGTGATGACCTTCCGTTTCTTATCTGTGCACCTGTCGCAATTTGTAAAACCCGGTAAACTGAAGACCATTACCGATGAGGTATTACAGTTTGTGCATCCTTCTTCTTTCTCGAAAATCCTTCCTTTATGCGGCCGCACCCGCCAGGTGCTGGAAGCCCTGTTAGGACATACTTATACAGATAGCCTGGAAAATATCTTTATCAATGGCCAAAGCCAGATGCTGTTGTTATACAGCCTCGAATGTATGCTGGGCGATGAAAAAGAAATCGAACCTTTCCAGTGCAAATTCCTGGCTAACGAAGCCGATCGCGAAAAGATCATTAAAGCCCGGGAGATCTTACTGCAACATATTGGCGAGCCTATTACTATTAAAGAACTGAGCCGTAAAGTAGCCATCAATGAATGCTATCTGAAAAAGGGATTCAAAGAATTATACGGCACTACCATCTTCGACTTCTACCAAAGCCAGCGCATGGAGCATGCACGGTATTTATTATATGAGAAAGGGTTAACTGTAACCGAAGTATCTATGATGCTGGGCTATTCTTCTATCTCACACTTCTCCACTGCTTTTAAAAAGCAAACCGGGTTGAAACCGTGTGAATTGCTGCTTCATTAA
- the hemE gene encoding uroporphyrinogen decarboxylase: MLQNDLLLRTLKGEQVERPPVWMMRQAGRYLPEYMVLREKYGFFERCQTPELACEITIQPVDIIGVDAAILFSDILVVPQAMGLEVQLIESKGPLLPEPIKNINDLNRVRVADVDETLNYVFDAIKLIKKELNGRVPLIGFAGAPWTLLCYMVQGKGSKTFDEAKIFCYTQPEAAHKLLQMITDTTIAYLKGQVKAGVDVVQIFDSWGGLLSPDDFENFSLKYIRQIVAALKDEVATIIFAKGAFGSLNAMAATGAHGLGIDWCLTPAMARQLAGPHVTLQGNFDPAKLLSPIPVIQKEVKKMLNDFGGQRHIANLGHGILPNVPVDHARAFVDAVKQAERSTLNA, encoded by the coding sequence ATGCTGCAAAACGACCTGTTATTAAGAACACTGAAAGGAGAACAAGTTGAACGCCCACCGGTATGGATGATGCGCCAGGCTGGCCGGTATTTACCCGAGTATATGGTACTGCGTGAAAAGTATGGCTTCTTTGAACGTTGCCAAACACCCGAACTGGCTTGCGAGATCACCATTCAACCGGTAGATATTATTGGGGTAGATGCAGCCATCCTGTTTTCCGACATCCTGGTAGTACCACAGGCCATGGGTTTGGAAGTACAGTTGATAGAAAGCAAAGGCCCTTTGTTACCTGAGCCTATTAAAAATATCAACGACCTCAACCGCGTGCGCGTGGCTGATGTAGATGAAACGCTGAATTATGTGTTTGACGCCATCAAACTCATTAAAAAAGAATTGAATGGCCGCGTTCCTTTAATTGGTTTTGCCGGCGCTCCCTGGACGCTGCTGTGTTATATGGTACAGGGCAAGGGCTCCAAAACATTCGATGAAGCCAAGATCTTCTGCTATACACAGCCTGAAGCAGCGCACAAGTTATTACAGATGATCACCGATACTACCATTGCTTACCTAAAAGGCCAGGTGAAAGCAGGTGTAGATGTAGTACAGATCTTCGATAGCTGGGGTGGTTTGCTGAGCCCCGATGACTTTGAGAATTTCTCTTTAAAATACATTCGCCAGATCGTGGCTGCATTGAAAGACGAAGTGGCTACCATCATCTTTGCAAAAGGCGCCTTCGGCTCACTGAATGCCATGGCTGCTACCGGAGCACATGGCCTGGGTATCGACTGGTGTCTTACACCGGCGATGGCCCGCCAACTGGCAGGCCCCCATGTAACGCTGCAGGGTAACTTTGATCCCGCCAAATTGTTATCACCCATTCCGGTGATCCAGAAAGAGGTAAAGAAGATGTTGAACGATTTTGGCGGACAACGGCATATTGCCAACCTGGGTCATGGTATTTTACCCAATGTACCGGTTGACCATGCCAGGGCATTTGTTGATGCGGTAAAGCAGGCTGAACGCTCAACGCTTAACGCTTAA
- a CDS encoding uroporphyrinogen-III synthase, translating to MANKISILSTRPLETALLEAAKAKDVQIEIVSFIDTSPAHSTGLKDEVSKIIKQPTAVVFTSMNAVSNVAAYINGDKPDWNIFCIGNTTRQLAARYFGEQSINMVGNNATDLAEKMIASKQIKQVVFFCGDQRREELPGKLRQNGIAVQEVIVYHTISTPHKIDKAYDGILFYSPSAVQSFFYANAIPASTVLFAIGQTTADAIKSFTDNLIIESERPGKDELVKKMFLFFKK from the coding sequence ATGGCAAATAAGATCTCCATATTAAGCACAAGGCCTTTGGAAACGGCTTTGCTGGAAGCAGCCAAGGCAAAAGATGTTCAGATTGAAATCGTATCGTTTATTGACACCTCACCGGCACATTCAACCGGACTTAAAGATGAGGTTAGTAAAATAATAAAACAACCAACCGCCGTAGTGTTTACCAGCATGAATGCGGTAAGCAATGTAGCGGCTTATATAAATGGCGATAAACCCGACTGGAATATCTTCTGCATCGGGAATACCACCCGCCAGCTTGCAGCCCGGTATTTTGGCGAGCAGTCGATAAACATGGTTGGCAACAATGCTACTGACCTGGCTGAAAAAATGATTGCCAGTAAACAGATCAAACAGGTGGTATTTTTCTGTGGCGATCAGCGCCGGGAAGAACTGCCCGGCAAACTGCGGCAAAACGGAATAGCGGTACAGGAAGTGATCGTTTACCATACCATCAGCACGCCTCATAAAATAGATAAAGCGTATGATGGTATTTTGTTTTATAGCCCCAGCGCCGTGCAAAGTTTCTTTTACGCCAATGCCATCCCCGCATCAACCGTATTATTTGCAATAGGCCAAACAACGGCCGATGCCATAAAATCATTTACCGATAACCTGATTATTGAATCTGAACGGCCCGGTAAAGATGAACTGGTAAAGAAAATGTTTCTATTTTTTAAAAAGTAA
- a CDS encoding PepSY-associated TM helix domain-containing protein, with amino-acid sequence MTVKKIIGKVHLWLGFTSGIVVFIIAVTGCLYAFQAEISKLTGKAYRYVAPQNTPYLQPTQLKDIAEKQLPGKHLHSVLYGARNEAVAATFYNFEPGNEYYYTIYANPYSGEVLEVKNMDRDFFRVVLMGHYYLWLPEAVGQRITIYATIIFVVMMITGIILWWPRNKAAAKQRFSIKWNAAWRRKNYDLHNVAGFYMTWVVIFMAITGLIFGWQLLANAIYKTAGGKKSLTYQEPLSDTTKITRATALPVDKLWRQMQQEHRDAATIEMHFPAGDKSAIEVAVNTDADTYWKTDYRFFDQYTLKELPVNHIYGRFKDAKGADKLLRMNYDIHVGAIGGLPGKILAFFASLIAASLPVTGFMIWWGRRKKKPSR; translated from the coding sequence ATGACCGTTAAAAAGATTATTGGAAAAGTTCATTTGTGGCTGGGATTTACCTCGGGCATTGTTGTTTTTATTATTGCCGTAACCGGCTGTTTGTATGCATTTCAGGCTGAGATTTCAAAACTAACAGGAAAGGCTTACCGCTATGTAGCACCGCAAAACACCCCTTATTTACAACCGACCCAACTAAAGGATATTGCTGAAAAACAATTGCCGGGAAAACACCTGCACAGTGTATTGTATGGCGCCCGCAACGAGGCAGTGGCGGCAACCTTTTACAATTTTGAACCAGGTAACGAATATTACTATACCATTTATGCGAATCCCTATAGTGGTGAAGTACTGGAGGTAAAGAATATGGATCGCGACTTTTTCAGGGTCGTGTTGATGGGGCATTATTATTTATGGTTACCCGAAGCTGTTGGACAGCGCATTACCATTTATGCTACCATCATTTTTGTGGTGATGATGATAACCGGCATTATTTTATGGTGGCCGAGGAATAAAGCTGCGGCCAAACAACGCTTCTCCATAAAATGGAATGCAGCCTGGCGCCGGAAGAATTACGACCTGCACAACGTGGCTGGCTTTTATATGACCTGGGTTGTTATTTTCATGGCCATTACCGGTTTGATCTTTGGCTGGCAATTACTGGCCAATGCCATTTATAAAACGGCTGGTGGCAAAAAATCATTGACCTACCAGGAGCCATTATCAGATACAACTAAGATAACCAGGGCAACAGCTTTGCCGGTTGATAAATTGTGGAGGCAGATGCAACAGGAACATAGAGATGCCGCAACCATTGAAATGCATTTTCCTGCTGGCGATAAGTCGGCCATTGAAGTGGCAGTAAATACAGATGCTGATACATATTGGAAAACCGATTACCGTTTCTTTGATCAGTATACATTGAAAGAATTACCGGTGAATCATATTTATGGCCGGTTTAAAGATGCGAAGGGAGCCGATAAGTTACTTAGAATGAACTATGATATTCATGTGGGGGCTATTGGGGGTTTGCCCGGAAAGATCCTGGCATTCTTTGCATCATTGATAGCCGCCAGTTTACCCGTTACCGGGTTTATGATCTGGTGGGGTAGAAGAAAGAAAAAACCTTCCCGATAA
- the hemA gene encoding glutamyl-tRNA reductase: MHGNSTKDITKFFIAGINYKKSDAAIRGQFAVSNDQYATLLSKAPEFGLHELFVLSTCNRTEIYGFAESADQLINLLCTQTEGNASTFTQLAYVKKGLAAIEHLFSVAAGIDSQILGDYEIVGQIKQAVKFSKEHGYTETFMERLVNCVLQSSKAIKNQTNLSGGTVSVSFAAVQYIREKIADISNKKILLLGVGKIGRNTCKNLVDYLDADHITLINRSPDKAVQLAEELSLHHAPISDLAEKIETSDIILVATNSVEPTIKKSHLEGKGEKFIIDLSVPFNVEEGAQELPNVHLVNVDELSKLKDETLQMREAEVPKAMAIIQEHIDEFLEWFEMRKHVPVFKAVKTKLKEIQTFPSYMQLSPEVTAVQTKNADEKIQRVINGMASKMRQNNQRGCYYIEAINEFIAPSN; the protein is encoded by the coding sequence ATGCACGGAAACAGTACCAAGGATATTACAAAGTTTTTCATAGCCGGGATCAATTACAAAAAGTCCGATGCTGCGATCAGAGGCCAATTTGCAGTGAGTAATGATCAATACGCTACCCTACTTTCCAAAGCCCCCGAATTTGGTTTGCATGAGTTATTTGTTTTAAGCACCTGTAACCGTACCGAAATTTATGGTTTTGCAGAAAGTGCCGATCAACTGATTAACCTCCTGTGCACCCAAACCGAAGGAAACGCTTCCACTTTCACCCAATTAGCATACGTAAAAAAAGGACTGGCGGCCATCGAGCACCTTTTCTCTGTTGCCGCCGGTATCGACTCCCAGATTTTGGGTGACTACGAAATTGTAGGTCAGATAAAACAGGCAGTGAAATTCAGCAAGGAACATGGTTATACCGAAACCTTTATGGAACGCCTGGTAAACTGTGTGCTGCAATCTTCAAAAGCCATCAAGAACCAAACCAACCTCAGTGGTGGTACCGTTTCGGTTTCCTTTGCTGCGGTTCAGTACATCCGGGAAAAAATTGCCGACATCTCCAACAAAAAGATCCTGTTACTGGGTGTTGGCAAAATTGGCCGCAATACCTGCAAAAACCTGGTCGATTACCTGGATGCCGACCACATTACCCTTATAAATCGCTCCCCCGATAAAGCCGTTCAACTGGCAGAAGAGCTGAGCCTGCATCATGCTCCGATCTCAGACCTGGCCGAAAAAATAGAAACCTCCGACATCATTCTGGTTGCTACCAATTCGGTAGAACCTACCATAAAGAAATCGCACCTGGAAGGCAAGGGCGAAAAATTCATCATCGACCTGTCGGTTCCTTTTAATGTTGAAGAAGGCGCCCAGGAATTACCCAACGTTCACCTGGTGAATGTTGATGAGTTGTCGAAACTGAAAGACGAAACCCTGCAAATGCGGGAAGCTGAAGTACCAAAGGCTATGGCCATCATTCAGGAACACATCGATGAGTTCCTGGAGTGGTTTGAAATGCGCAAACATGTGCCGGTATTCAAAGCCGTTAAGACCAAACTGAAAGAGATCCAGACCTTTCCATCTTACATGCAACTTTCACCCGAAGTAACTGCAGTCCAAACTAAAAACGCCGACGAGAAAATACAGCGGGTAATAAATGGCATGGCTTCTAAAATGCGCCAGAACAACCAACGTGGCTGTTATTACATAGAAGCTATCAATGAGTTTATTGCACCGTCCAATTAA
- a CDS encoding DUF5009 domain-containing protein gives MRPFTQRLASIDVFRALTMLLMIFVNDLGTLKNIPLWLEHTKANEDGMGLADTVFPAFLFIVGLSIPFAIGNRWAKGASQSNILGHILIRSFALLVMGFFHVNLENYNHTVALLPRTVWEILLTISFFFIWLDYPSTLSKRKKIILQGIGAGLLVFLAAVYKGEKDGQTVWLHPQWWGILGLIGWSYLLAALVFQFSKGRLSILIGGFLFFTLFNIATKAGWLHMLDPIKHYIWIVGDGSLPALTMAGIVIGVLYSSFAEKEQYNKCYWLFSLLGILMLAGGFAIRPLGGGISKIHATPSWVAICTGISILFFTGLIWLVDRKKKQQWFAIIKPAGTYTLTAYLLPYIIYPLVQAAGFYLPVFLLTGAVGLVKTFVFALLIIMLAGLLAKWRIRLKV, from the coding sequence ATGCGTCCATTTACACAACGACTGGCCTCCATCGATGTATTCAGGGCACTCACCATGCTGCTGATGATCTTTGTTAACGACCTGGGCACCCTCAAAAACATTCCGCTATGGCTGGAACATACCAAGGCCAATGAAGACGGAATGGGTTTGGCAGATACCGTGTTCCCTGCTTTTCTTTTTATTGTGGGTCTTTCTATTCCATTTGCCATTGGCAACCGCTGGGCAAAAGGAGCATCTCAAAGTAATATTCTTGGCCATATTTTAATCCGTTCTTTCGCGCTGCTGGTAATGGGTTTCTTTCATGTGAACCTGGAGAATTATAATCACACAGTCGCCTTATTACCAAGAACGGTTTGGGAGATCTTGTTGACGATCAGTTTCTTTTTTATCTGGCTCGATTATCCATCTACACTTTCTAAAAGAAAAAAGATAATTCTGCAAGGTATTGGCGCCGGTCTGCTGGTGTTTTTAGCTGCTGTATATAAAGGCGAAAAAGACGGACAAACTGTTTGGTTGCACCCGCAATGGTGGGGCATACTGGGTTTAATTGGCTGGTCGTACCTGTTGGCTGCGTTGGTATTTCAGTTCTCAAAGGGAAGACTATCCATCTTAATTGGCGGATTTCTTTTCTTCACCTTATTTAACATTGCCACTAAAGCAGGCTGGCTGCATATGCTGGATCCCATCAAACACTATATCTGGATCGTAGGTGATGGTTCTTTGCCTGCGCTTACTATGGCAGGTATTGTTATAGGTGTACTGTATTCCTCATTCGCTGAAAAGGAACAGTACAACAAATGTTATTGGCTCTTCTCACTGTTAGGAATACTAATGTTAGCGGGTGGCTTTGCCATCAGACCTTTAGGCGGCGGCATCTCAAAAATACATGCTACGCCATCATGGGTTGCCATTTGTACTGGTATCAGTATCTTATTTTTTACGGGATTGATCTGGCTGGTTGACCGCAAAAAGAAACAACAATGGTTTGCAATTATAAAACCGGCCGGCACCTATACGCTTACTGCATATCTGCTTCCATACATAATATATCCATTGGTTCAAGCAGCAGGCTTTTATTTACCTGTCTTCTTATTAACCGGCGCAGTGGGCCTGGTTAAAACATTTGTATTCGCATTGCTGATTATTATGCTTGCGGGATTATTGGCTAAGTGGCGCATTCGATTAAAGGTGTGA
- the hemC gene encoding hydroxymethylbilane synthase, producing MNKVIRIGTRESQLAVWQATQVQNLLAQHGFAAELVYIKSEGDIDLKTPLYEMGVQGIFTRSLDIALLNDRIDIAVHSMKDVPTQLPKGIITASVLKRASYKDLLVYKIDAEAGNRQSATGNLKNSDFPFTTDDSRLTIATSSIRRKAQWLNRYPHHTIDNLRGNVNTRLKKLAESPWNGAIFAAAGLERIGLRPEQSVELDWMLPAPAQGAIVVACRENSPYVFEACQLFNDEPTALCTAIERDFLRALLGGCSTPISALANIVNGQVHFEGNILSLDGKEKATIEKTTAINNSNNLGTIAAKELLANGGQAIADQIRNGK from the coding sequence ATGAATAAAGTGATCCGCATTGGCACCAGGGAAAGTCAGCTTGCGGTATGGCAGGCTACACAAGTTCAAAACCTGCTTGCCCAACATGGCTTTGCCGCCGAACTGGTATATATTAAAAGTGAGGGGGATATTGATTTAAAGACCCCATTATACGAGATGGGCGTTCAGGGCATTTTTACCCGCAGCCTCGATATTGCCCTGCTTAACGACCGCATTGATATTGCCGTGCACTCCATGAAGGATGTGCCCACGCAATTACCCAAAGGCATCATTACAGCTTCCGTTTTAAAACGTGCTTCGTATAAAGACTTGCTTGTATATAAAATAGATGCTGAAGCCGGCAATCGACAATCGGCAACCGGCAATTTAAAAAACTCAGACTTCCCATTCACGACTGACGATTCACGATTGACGATCGCTACCAGCAGTATTCGCCGCAAGGCACAATGGCTGAACCGGTACCCGCACCACACCATCGACAACCTGCGCGGCAATGTAAATACCCGCTTAAAGAAACTGGCCGAGAGCCCCTGGAATGGCGCCATCTTTGCCGCGGCCGGACTGGAAAGAATTGGCTTACGTCCTGAACAGTCTGTTGAGCTGGATTGGATGCTGCCTGCACCCGCACAAGGCGCCATTGTGGTTGCCTGCCGCGAAAACTCCCCATACGTCTTTGAAGCCTGTCAGTTGTTCAACGATGAACCTACCGCCCTTTGCACCGCTATTGAAAGAGATTTTCTGCGTGCCTTACTCGGTGGTTGTTCTACCCCTATCAGCGCACTGGCAAACATCGTGAACGGTCAGGTCCATTTTGAAGGAAACATTCTGTCGTTAGACGGTAAAGAGAAAGCGACCATCGAAAAAACAACAGCTATCAATAACAGTAACAACCTGGGTACCATCGCCGCCAAAGAATTATTGGCGAATGGCGGCCAGGCAATCGCAGACCAGATCCGAAATGGCAAATAA
- the hemL gene encoding glutamate-1-semialdehyde 2,1-aminomutase: MIEKSIALFNRAQHSIPGGVNSPVRAFKSVGGTPIFMKSAKGAYLFDADGNRYIDYINSWGPMILGHAYEPVVKAIQDYAQYSTSFGAPTELEIEMAELIISMVPNVDLIRMVSSGTEACMSAIRLARGYTGRNKIIKFEGCYHGHADSFLVKAGSGVATFNIQTVPGVTAGVANDTLTCAYNDLDAVKQLVTEHHNEIAAIIIEPVAGNMGCILPHEGFLEGLRSICDQQGIVFIMDEVMTGFRLAPGGAQERLKVKADLVTYGKVIGGGMPVGAFGGKREIMQHISPLGNVYQAGTLSGNPLAMIAGYMMLKTLKENPAIYKQLDESTNYLRKGLNDVLKASGTAYVINQLGSMISIHFSEHPIVNFSSAAAANNELFKKFFHAMLKRGVYLPPSAFETWFLCSALTKEDLDVTIQKAKESLQEIL, encoded by the coding sequence ATGATAGAAAAAAGCATTGCATTATTCAACCGGGCGCAGCACAGCATTCCCGGTGGTGTAAACTCCCCCGTTCGGGCTTTTAAAAGCGTGGGCGGAACACCCATCTTTATGAAATCGGCCAAAGGCGCTTACCTGTTCGATGCCGATGGCAACCGTTATATCGACTATATCAATTCCTGGGGCCCCATGATCCTTGGTCATGCTTATGAACCTGTGGTAAAGGCCATCCAGGATTACGCACAATATTCTACTTCATTCGGCGCACCTACCGAACTGGAAATTGAAATGGCCGAGCTCATCATCAGCATGGTGCCCAATGTTGATCTTATTCGCATGGTTAGCAGTGGTACCGAAGCCTGTATGAGCGCCATCCGGCTGGCAAGAGGTTATACCGGCCGCAACAAGATCATCAAGTTTGAAGGTTGCTATCATGGTCATGCCGATTCATTCCTGGTAAAAGCAGGCAGTGGCGTGGCTACTTTCAATATTCAAACCGTGCCGGGTGTTACCGCTGGTGTAGCGAACGATACGCTTACCTGCGCCTATAACGATCTGGACGCCGTTAAACAACTGGTGACAGAACATCACAATGAGATTGCCGCTATCATTATTGAACCGGTAGCCGGTAACATGGGTTGTATTTTACCCCACGAAGGTTTTCTGGAAGGTCTGCGTTCTATTTGCGATCAGCAGGGCATTGTCTTCATCATGGATGAAGTAATGACCGGCTTCCGCCTGGCGCCCGGTGGCGCGCAGGAACGCCTGAAAGTAAAAGCCGACCTGGTTACCTATGGCAAGGTGATCGGTGGCGGCATGCCTGTAGGCGCTTTTGGTGGTAAGCGGGAGATCATGCAGCATATTTCGCCATTGGGTAATGTGTACCAGGCAGGCACCTTAAGCGGCAATCCGCTGGCGATGATCGCCGGCTACATGATGTTGAAAACGCTGAAAGAAAACCCTGCCATCTATAAACAACTGGATGAATCAACCAATTACCTGCGCAAGGGATTGAACGACGTGTTAAAAGCCAGTGGCACAGCGTATGTGATCAACCAGTTAGGTTCTATGATCAGCATCCATTTCAGCGAACATCCTATTGTTAATTTCTCTTCGGCAGCGGCCGCCAATAACGAGCTGTTCAAGAAATTCTTCCATGCCATGCTGAAACGCGGGGTGTATTTACCGCCTTCTGCTTTTGAAACCTGGTTCCTTTGCAGCGCGTTAACAAAAGAGGACCTGGACGTAACCATTCAAAAAGCAAAAGAAAGCCTGCAGGAGATATTATAA
- the hemB gene encoding porphobilinogen synthase, whose protein sequence is MYLQRRNRILRQSPAIRSMVAETILTPNDFIVPLFINEGEHYKEEIASMPGYYRMSLDNTIKEVKELWSMGIKSVLLFVKSKDELKDNKGTEALNPKGLMQRSIRAVKDACPEMLVMTDVALDPFSSFGHDGIVEGAEIVNDATVEVLAQMSVSHAQAGADFVAPSDMMDGRIAAIREALEEHGLNKTGIMSYSAKYASCFYGPFRDALDSAPGFGDKKTYQMDYSNRIEAVKETLMDVEEGADIVMVKPALAYLDIIREVKNAVSVPVSAYNISGEYAMIKAAAKMGWIDENKAILETLTAIKRAGADLIATYFAKDAVRLIS, encoded by the coding sequence ATGTATTTACAACGTCGAAACCGCATACTACGTCAGTCGCCTGCGATCAGAAGCATGGTGGCTGAGACTATTTTAACACCGAATGATTTTATTGTACCCCTGTTCATCAATGAGGGCGAGCATTATAAAGAAGAGATCGCTTCCATGCCTGGCTATTACCGCATGAGCCTCGACAACACCATAAAGGAAGTAAAGGAACTGTGGAGCATGGGTATAAAAAGCGTGTTGCTGTTTGTTAAAAGTAAAGACGAACTGAAAGACAATAAAGGTACCGAAGCTTTAAACCCAAAAGGTTTGATGCAACGAAGTATAAGAGCGGTAAAAGATGCCTGTCCCGAAATGCTGGTGATGACCGATGTGGCCCTCGATCCATTCTCTTCATTTGGCCACGACGGTATTGTAGAAGGTGCTGAAATTGTAAACGATGCTACTGTTGAAGTGCTGGCGCAAATGAGCGTAAGTCATGCCCAGGCGGGTGCTGATTTTGTAGCACCCAGCGATATGATGGATGGCCGCATTGCCGCCATTCGCGAAGCACTGGAAGAACATGGATTGAATAAGACCGGCATCATGAGCTATAGCGCCAAGTACGCGTCCTGCTTTTATGGTCCTTTCCGCGATGCGCTGGACAGCGCTCCCGGTTTTGGCGATAAAAAAACCTACCAGATGGATTACAGCAATCGCATTGAAGCGGTTAAAGAAACCCTGATGGATGTAGAAGAAGGCGCAGATATCGTAATGGTAAAACCAGCCCTGGCTTACCTGGATATTATTCGTGAAGTGAAGAATGCAGTATCTGTACCTGTTAGCGCTTACAATATCAGTGGTGAATATGCCATGATAAAAGCGGCCGCCAAAATGGGCTGGATCGATGAGAACAAAGCCATACTGGAAACGCTTACTGCTATTAAAAGGGCCGGCGCTGATCTTATTGCTACGTACTTTGCCAAAGACGCGGTAAGACTAATTAGCTAA
- the hemF gene encoding oxygen-dependent coproporphyrinogen oxidase, with protein MNIKENWINYIHGLQDRICAALEQEDGKATFQEDQWQRAEGGGGKTRVIANGNVFEKGGVNTSVVFGEVTDPMRKQLNINGHRWFACGLSLVLHPVNPFVPTVHCNYRMFEVYNDDDLKVFADHTIIGREAAEARAADRWFGGGTDLTPYYLFEEDARHFHQTYKNACDAFDPGFYPAFKKECDNYFVNWHRNKERRGIGGIFYDHQRPSAEKDTSFWFNFGKTCGDAFITAYLPIVQKRKQLPYTEQHKHWQEIRRGRYVEFNLVHDRGTLFGLKTNGRTESILMSLPPTVRFEYNCQPQPGSEEDKLLQACLNPVEWV; from the coding sequence ATGAACATAAAAGAAAACTGGATTAATTATATTCATGGGTTGCAAGACAGGATCTGCGCTGCCCTGGAGCAGGAGGATGGTAAGGCCACCTTTCAGGAAGACCAATGGCAACGTGCAGAAGGCGGTGGTGGTAAAACGCGGGTAATTGCCAACGGGAATGTGTTTGAAAAAGGAGGGGTAAACACTTCTGTTGTATTTGGCGAGGTAACCGATCCTATGCGCAAACAATTAAATATAAATGGACATCGCTGGTTTGCCTGCGGCCTGTCGCTGGTATTGCACCCCGTGAACCCATTTGTACCCACGGTTCATTGTAATTACCGGATGTTCGAAGTATACAATGATGACGATCTGAAAGTTTTCGCAGACCATACTATAATAGGCCGGGAAGCGGCCGAAGCAAGGGCTGCTGACCGTTGGTTTGGTGGTGGCACTGATCTTACGCCTTATTATTTGTTTGAGGAAGACGCCAGGCATTTTCACCAAACTTATAAGAACGCCTGCGATGCGTTTGATCCTGGCTTCTACCCTGCCTTTAAAAAGGAATGCGATAACTATTTTGTGAACTGGCATCGTAATAAAGAACGCCGGGGCATTGGCGGCATCTTTTATGATCACCAACGCCCATCAGCCGAAAAGGATACCAGCTTCTGGTTCAACTTTGGTAAAACCTGTGGCGACGCGTTCATTACCGCCTATTTACCGATTGTTCAGAAAAGAAAACAACTACCCTATACCGAACAACACAAACACTGGCAGGAGATCCGCCGCGGCCGGTATGTTGAGTTTAACCTGGTACACGACCGGGGCACGTTGTTTGGGTTGAAAACAAATGGCAGAACAGAAAGCATCTTAATGAGTCTGCCACCTACCGTACGCTTTGAATACAACTGTCAACCCCAACCGGGCAGTGAGGAAGATAAGCTATTACAAGCTTGTTTAAATCCGGTTGAGTGGGTATAA